A genomic window from Nicotiana sylvestris chromosome 11, ASM39365v2, whole genome shotgun sequence includes:
- the LOC138881000 gene encoding uncharacterized protein, translating to MVEELKKLTGRVQSVEGGKGMNYEDLCIQPDVELPEGYKPPKFEMFDGTGDPKVHLRMYCDKLVGISKNEKICMKLFMRSLTWDAFSWYISQNPKKWVSWVSMASYFMDRFWFNTKNAPGIFYILNLKKKPTETFYEYATRWRPEAAKVRPTIEEEQMNKFFARAQDLQYYERLMVIENHKFSDIIKLGERIEEGIKNEIVTNFEALQATNKALQLGGISKKKEVGAVIVAQGPKSPLTYQTPPPTN from the coding sequence atggtgGAGGAACTCAAGAAGCTCACTGGTAGAGTTCAGAGTGTTGAAGGTGGTAAAGGTATGAACTATGAGGACCTATGTATTCAGCCGGATGTGGAactgccggagggttacaaacctcccaagtttgaaatgttcgatGGAACTGGTGATCCAAAAGTGCATCTAAGAAtgtattgtgacaagcttgtaggAATAAGCAAGAATGAAAAAATCTGTATGAAACTATTCATGCGAAGCCTTACATGGGATGCTTTTTCTTGGTATATCAGTCAAAACCCAAAGAagtgggttagttgggtaagcatggcgtcataCTTTATGGATAGATTCTGGTTCAACACGAAAAATGCACCAGGCATTTTCTACATTCTaaacctcaagaagaagcccacagaaaccttctacgagtatgctactcgttggagaccAGAAGCCGCAAAAGTAAGGCCAACAattgaagaagaacaaatgaacaagttctttgccAGAGCTCAAGACCtgcagtattatgaaagattaatggttattgaaaatcacaaattctctgacatcatcaaactaggagaaagaatagaagaaggaatTAAGAATGAGATAGTGACCAATTTCGAGGCACTGCAGGCCACAAATAAAGCTTTGCAATTAGGAGGCATTtcgaagaagaaagaagtaggtGCCGTGATAGTAGCCCAAGGTCCTAAGTCTCCTTtgacataccaaacacctccacccacaaaCTAA